GGGAACCTCAAGTCGCACATCCGCATCAAGCACAGCGGGAACAACTTCAAGTGTCCGCACTGCGACTTCCTGGGGGACAGCAAGGCCACGCTCCGCAAGCACAGCCGGGTGCACCAGTCCGAGCACCCCGAGAAGTGCCCCGAGTGCAGCTACTCCTGCTCCAGCAAGGCCGCCCTGCGCATCCACGAGCGCATCCACTGCACCGACCGCCCCTTCAAGTGCAACTACTGCAGCTTCGACACCAAGCAGCCCAGCAACCTGAGCAAGCACGTGAAGAAGTTCCACGGCGACGTGGTCAAGACCGAGGCCTCGGAAAGGAAAGACACGGGCCGACAGAGCAGCCGCCAGGTGGCCAAGCTGGACGCCAAGAAGACTTTCCACTGTGACCGGTGCGATGCCTCCTTCATGCGCGAGGACTCGCTCCGCAGCCACAAGCGGCAGCACAGTGAGTACAGCGAGAATAAGAGCCCGGATGTGACCGTCCTGCAGTTTCAGATCGACCCCAGCAAGCAGCCCGCCGCGCCCCTCACTGTGGGGCACCTCCAGGTGCCCCTCCAGCCCAGCCAAGTGCCCCAGTTCAGCGAGGGCAGAGTCAAAATCATCGTTGGCCATCAGGTGCCCCAGGCGAACACCATCGTCCAGGCTGCGGCGGCCGCGGTGAACATCGTACAGCCCGCCTTGGTGGCGCAGAACCCAGAGGAACTGCCCGGGAACAGCCGGCTGCAGATCTTACGCCAGGTCAATCTGATCGCCCCTCCTCATTCCTCGGGGTGTCCGAGCGAGGCGGCGGCGATGCCCCAGCCGGCTGTCCTGCTGACCACTCACGACCAGACGGACGGAGGCACTTTGCACCAGACCCTCATCCCCACGGCCCCGGGCGGCCCCCAGGAAGGCCCTGGCAACCAGACTTTCATCACCAGCTCGGGCATTACTTGCACTGACTTCGAAGGCCTGAACGCTCTGATTCAGGAGGGGACCGCTGAAGTGACTGTGGTCAGCGACGGAGGCCAGAACATCGCCGTGGCCACCACGGCTCCGCCCATATTCTCCACCACCTCTCAGCAAGAATTACCCAAGCAGACTTACTCCATCATCCAAGGAGGCG
This DNA window, taken from Balaenoptera ricei isolate mBalRic1 chromosome 15, mBalRic1.hap2, whole genome shotgun sequence, encodes the following:
- the ZFP64 gene encoding zinc finger protein 64 isoform X1, which gives rise to MNASSEGDSFPGSVQIPGGTTVLVELTPDIHICGICKQQFNNLDAFVAHKQSGCQLTGTSGVAPSTVQFVSEETVPATQTQTTTRTITSETQTITVSAPEFVFEHGYQTYLPTESNENQTATVISLPAKSRAKKPTAPTAQKRLNCCYPGCQFKTAYGMKDMERHLKIHTGDKPHKCEVCSKCFSRKDKLKTHMRCHTGVKPYKCKTCDYAAADSSSLNKHLRIHSDERPFKCQICPYASRNSSQLTVHLRSHTGDAPFQCWLCSAKFKISSDLKRHMRVHSGEKPFKCEFCNVRCTMKGNLKSHIRIKHSGNNFKCPHCDFLGDSKATLRKHSRVHQSEHPEKCPECSYSCSSKAALRIHERIHCTDRPFKCNYCSFDTKQPSNLSKHVKKFHGDVVKTEASERKDTGRQSSRQVAKLDAKKTFHCDRCDASFMREDSLRSHKRQHSEYSENKSPDVTVLQFQIDPSKQPAAPLTVGHLQVPLQPSQVPQFSEGRVKIIVGHQVPQANTIVQAAAAAVNIVQPALVAQNPEELPGNSRLQILRQVNLIAPPHSSGCPSEAAAMPQPAVLLTTHDQTDGGTLHQTLIPTAPGGPQEGPGNQTFITSSGITCTDFEGLNALIQEGTAEVTVVSDGGQNIAVATTAPPIFSTTSQQELPKQTYSIIQGGAHPALLCPADSIPD
- the ZFP64 gene encoding zinc finger protein 64 isoform X2 yields the protein MNASSEGDSFPGSVQSGTTVLVELTPDIHICGICKQQFNNLDAFVAHKQSGCQLTGTSGVAPSTVQFVSEETVPATQTQTTTRTITSETQTITVSAPEFVFEHGYQTYLPTESNENQTATVISLPAKSRAKKPTAPTAQKRLNCCYPGCQFKTAYGMKDMERHLKIHTGDKPHKCEVCSKCFSRKDKLKTHMRCHTGVKPYKCKTCDYAAADSSSLNKHLRIHSDERPFKCQICPYASRNSSQLTVHLRSHTGDAPFQCWLCSAKFKISSDLKRHMRVHSGEKPFKCEFCNVRCTMKGNLKSHIRIKHSGNNFKCPHCDFLGDSKATLRKHSRVHQSEHPEKCPECSYSCSSKAALRIHERIHCTDRPFKCNYCSFDTKQPSNLSKHVKKFHGDVVKTEASERKDTGRQSSRQVAKLDAKKTFHCDRCDASFMREDSLRSHKRQHSEYSENKSPDVTVLQFQIDPSKQPAAPLTVGHLQVPLQPSQVPQFSEGRVKIIVGHQVPQANTIVQAAAAAVNIVQPALVAQNPEELPGNSRLQILRQVNLIAPPHSSGCPSEAAAMPQPAVLLTTHDQTDGGTLHQTLIPTAPGGPQEGPGNQTFITSSGITCTDFEGLNALIQEGTAEVTVVSDGGQNIAVATTAPPIFSTTSQQELPKQTYSIIQGGAHPALLCPADSIPD